Proteins found in one Alteromonas macleodii genomic segment:
- a CDS encoding GNAT family N-acetyltransferase, with amino-acid sequence MITNLEELHAVKKSWLSLEKKANVKSIFNSYNWVETWARHYANYIKKLFVLTYWKKGELTSVLPLYMNISNEHAAYFVSSFEPTHIETCSEAQDFLSTSVEEVIPHSIFIDCLREHNVHSVTFNNISPRSFLCQWSRKLSGYHTIKQNRERFYISLPEGIKKLEKKTRRYRNTASRAGVTIHRVTNIDEFEEVFNALIELNSKRWLDKAKPAIFDESEFCNFHRELARKSLAANRLSLYYTKYENKIFAVNYSFVSSNSIVFYQSGIDTSFRPNVSPGNLLHYAQAFDALHKGMEVYDFMSSAHKEGYKTQLTSTSESVFSFTLHTSLLSYAMTELTERLKMIKKWVVNRGR; translated from the coding sequence GTGATAACCAATTTAGAAGAACTTCATGCGGTCAAGAAAAGCTGGTTAAGCCTAGAAAAGAAAGCAAATGTCAAGAGTATCTTCAATAGTTATAATTGGGTCGAAACTTGGGCTAGACATTATGCAAATTACATTAAAAAGCTTTTTGTACTTACCTACTGGAAAAAAGGAGAGTTAACGAGCGTCTTACCGCTTTATATGAATATAAGTAATGAGCATGCAGCCTACTTCGTAAGTAGTTTCGAGCCAACGCATATCGAGACCTGTAGTGAAGCGCAAGATTTCCTATCTACTTCCGTAGAGGAAGTAATCCCTCATAGCATATTTATCGACTGCTTAAGGGAGCATAACGTTCATAGTGTAACGTTTAATAATATATCTCCACGTTCCTTTTTATGTCAGTGGTCACGTAAACTCTCTGGCTATCATACGATCAAACAAAATAGAGAGCGCTTTTATATTTCTTTACCAGAAGGAATAAAAAAGTTGGAAAAGAAAACGCGACGGTATCGCAATACCGCTTCTCGAGCAGGAGTGACCATTCACAGGGTTACAAATATTGATGAGTTCGAAGAAGTCTTTAACGCCTTGATTGAGCTAAACAGTAAGCGTTGGCTTGATAAGGCGAAACCCGCAATATTTGATGAAAGTGAGTTTTGTAACTTCCATCGTGAGCTTGCAAGGAAGAGTCTCGCAGCCAACCGATTATCGCTTTACTATACGAAATACGAAAATAAAATCTTCGCTGTGAACTATAGCTTTGTATCTAGCAATTCTATTGTTTTTTATCAGAGTGGAATTGATACATCTTTTAGGCCTAACGTATCCCCGGGAAATTTGCTTCATTATGCGCAAGCTTTTGACGCATTGCATAAAGGTATGGAGGTTTACGACTTCATGTCGTCGGCCCACAAGGAGGGATATAAGACTCAATTAACGTCAACATCTGAATCAGTATTCTCGTTCACCCTTCACACTAGTTTACTTAGTTACGCAATGACCGAATTAACAGAACGTTTAAAAATGATAAAAAAGTGGGTAGTAAATCGTGGTAGATAA